In Psychrobacter ciconiae, the following are encoded in one genomic region:
- the argA gene encoding amino-acid N-acetyltransferase, which translates to MTTNPMPQINPDYVHWFRNSAPYINTHRGKTFVIMFGGEAVNHPNFSNLIHDFALLHSLGIKLVLVHGARPQIEKNLTDTGITSPLHHDIRVTPREAMPAILQAVGSIRLQIEAQLSMGLANSPMFGSRIDAVSGNFVTARPFGVRDGVDYQMTGEVRAIDVDAIKNNLLHNHIVILGSMGYSATGEVFNLLGEDVALSAAVALGADKLIFLGEETGINDNGRLLREMIPNEVDRFLRDRDLNCEINYFLYCAAKACREGVHRTHIISYAKDGALLEELFTRDGSGTLISHDPYEEIRHAEIDDVVGLTELLAPLEAEGILVPRSRERLEQEIDRYSVIERDGMILGCAALHQLDDSSAEVACVAVHPDYRKGSRGADLLAFLEQQARSHGLQKLFVLTTRTAHWFVEQGFVEVDAAALPEARLKQYHNGRNSKVFEKVL; encoded by the coding sequence ATGACGACAAACCCCATGCCCCAAATCAACCCCGACTACGTTCATTGGTTCCGCAATTCAGCGCCCTATATCAACACCCATCGCGGCAAAACGTTCGTGATTATGTTTGGCGGCGAGGCGGTCAATCATCCCAACTTTAGCAATCTGATTCACGATTTTGCTTTACTTCATAGCCTTGGCATCAAGCTGGTCTTGGTTCATGGCGCACGGCCGCAAATCGAAAAAAACCTAACCGATACCGGAATTACCTCGCCTTTGCATCATGACATCCGTGTGACCCCGCGCGAAGCCATGCCCGCGATTTTGCAAGCGGTCGGCTCAATTCGCCTGCAAATTGAAGCTCAGCTGTCGATGGGACTTGCCAACTCGCCGATGTTCGGCTCACGAATTGACGCGGTTTCTGGCAACTTTGTCACCGCCAGACCGTTTGGTGTTCGTGATGGCGTTGATTATCAAATGACCGGTGAAGTCCGAGCCATTGACGTTGATGCCATCAAAAATAACTTGCTGCATAATCATATTGTCATCTTAGGCTCGATGGGATACTCAGCGACCGGCGAGGTGTTTAACTTATTAGGCGAAGATGTGGCATTAAGTGCTGCCGTCGCTTTGGGCGCGGATAAGCTGATATTCTTGGGCGAAGAAACGGGCATCAATGACAACGGTCGCCTGCTTCGCGAAATGATTCCCAATGAGGTTGACCGCTTTTTACGTGACCGTGATTTAAACTGTGAGATCAATTACTTTTTATATTGCGCTGCCAAAGCTTGCCGCGAAGGCGTCCACAGAACGCATATTATCTCCTATGCCAAAGACGGTGCGCTACTTGAGGAGCTATTCACCCGCGACGGCTCAGGAACGCTGATTAGCCACGACCCTTACGAAGAAATCCGCCACGCTGAAATCGATGATGTGGTCGGCTTAACCGAACTGTTAGCGCCGCTTGAAGCTGAAGGCATCTTAGTGCCGCGCTCGCGTGAGCGCTTGGAACAAGAGATTGACCGTTACAGCGTCATTGAGCGCGACGGCATGATTTTAGGTTGCGCCGCCTTGCATCAGTTAGATGACAGCTCAGCTGAAGTAGCTTGCGTTGCCGTTCATCCGGACTACCGAAAAGGCAGTCGCGGTGCGGATTTACTGGCGTTTTTAGAGCAGCAAGCGCGAAGTCATGGTCTACAAAAGCTGTTTGTATTGACCACGCGAACTGCGCATTGGTTTGTTGAGCAAGGCTTTGTTGAGGTTGACGCCGCCGCCTTACCCGAAGCCCGCCTAAAACAATACCACAATGGTCGCAACTCAAAAGTTTTTGAAAAAGTACTTTAA
- a CDS encoding FKBP-type peptidyl-prolyl cis-trans isomerase — protein MKKITTLTLTTLASALILVSGCSTNNDAKQSAAKSVAVTEQSPANEKVGYSLGYMMAEGNKDTVQDLNLDTFEKGFRDGYEGKESALTQEQMQEVLMAYQKEQEEKMIKDMQSKAAENTTKGQEFLAQNAKKEGVKTTASGLQYKAIKEGTGKSPKATDVVEVNYEGKLIDGTVFDSSYERGEPIEFPLNQVIAGWTEGLQLMKEGGKYEFFIPSDLAYGEAGNAGIEPNSTLIFTVELLKVNPAK, from the coding sequence ATGAAAAAAATCACCACATTGACCCTGACGACGCTGGCAAGTGCTTTGATATTGGTTTCAGGTTGTAGCACCAACAACGATGCCAAACAATCGGCTGCCAAAAGTGTGGCGGTCACTGAGCAAAGCCCTGCCAATGAAAAAGTGGGCTATAGCTTGGGCTATATGATGGCAGAAGGCAATAAAGATACGGTGCAAGACTTAAATTTGGACACCTTTGAAAAAGGCTTTCGTGATGGTTACGAAGGTAAAGAATCAGCCCTGACGCAAGAGCAAATGCAAGAAGTGCTGATGGCATATCAAAAAGAGCAAGAAGAAAAAATGATTAAAGATATGCAGTCAAAAGCGGCAGAAAACACCACCAAAGGTCAAGAGTTCTTAGCGCAAAATGCCAAAAAAGAAGGCGTGAAAACCACCGCTTCAGGACTACAATATAAAGCCATTAAAGAAGGCACAGGCAAGTCGCCAAAAGCCACCGATGTGGTTGAGGTGAACTACGAAGGCAAATTGATTGATGGTACGGTGTTTGACAGCTCCTATGAGCGCGGCGAGCCGATTGAGTTTCCGCTCAATCAAGTGATTGCTGGCTGGACTGAAGGGCTTCAGCTTATGAAAGAAGGCGGCAAATACGAATTCTTTATCCCCTCAGACTTGGCTTATGGCGAAGCGGGCAATGCCGGAATTGAGCCGAACAGCACTTTGATTTTTACGGTTGAATTATTAAAAGTAAACCCTGCCAAATAA